Proteins from one Tenrec ecaudatus isolate mTenEca1 chromosome 8, mTenEca1.hap1, whole genome shotgun sequence genomic window:
- the EGR4 gene encoding early growth response protein 4, giving the protein MLHLSEFSSPDALLVKSTEGCCGDLSTEPRLPARDAPVTNGYPGAGDFLSWALSSCGTAGDNLAADSCCPEGPAPTPPPGLSYSGSFFIQAVPEHPHDPEALFNLMSGILGLTPFSGPETVASRSALDAPFPTGSDALLPGLPDLYSPDLGAAAFPEAFWEASPAAGAPSQCLYEPQPSPPDVKPGLRAPPASPALDVASAFIGPYASWELLSTGAPGSCGLQRGYQSSPEPHFPAVGTKIEDLLSISCPAELPTGPANRLYSAEAYDIFSLAPGDLGEGTDGLPGLLSPPSGDGGGNGDGGEFLASTQPQLSPLGLRSASADLPKPLVADIPGGSGVVAPQGPPPAPFSPAKPRRKGRRGGKCSARCFCPRPHAKAFACPVESCVRSFARSDELNRHLRIHTGHKPFQCRICLRNFSRSDHLTTHVRTHTGEKPFACDVCGRRFARSDEKKRHSKVHLKQKARAEERLKGLGFYSLGLSFAAL; this is encoded by the exons atGCTCCACCTCAGCGAGTTTTCTAGCCCCGACGCGCTCCTGGTCAAGTCCACCGAGGGCTGTTGCGGGGACCTCAGCACCGAACCCCGGCTGCCTGCCAGGGACGCTCCAGTGACCAACGGCTACCCAGGAG CAGGCGACTTCTTGAGCTGGGCTTTGAGCAGCTGCGGCACCGCCGGGGACAACTTAGCGGCCGACTCCTGCTGCCCGGAGGGCCCTGCGCCCACGCCCCCTCCCGGCCTCAGCTACAGCGGGAGCTTTTTCATCCAGGCGGTGCCCGAACACCCGCACGACCCAGAGGCGCTCTTCAACCTCATGTCAGGCATCCTCGGCCTGACACCCTTCTCCGGCCCCGAGACGGTGGCATCCAGGTCCGCTCTGGACGCCCCCTTCCCCACGGGCTCAGACGCGTTGCTGCCCGGGCTGCCCGACCTCTACTCCCCAGATCTGGGCGCTGCTGCCTTCCCAGAGGCGTTTTGGGAGGCTTCGCCCGCCGCGGGCGCCCCCTCGCAGTGCCTGTATGAACCGCAGCCCTCCCCGCCCGACGTCAAGCCGGGACTTCGAGCGCCTCCGGCCTCTCCAGCCCTCGACGTCGCCTCGGCCTTCATTGGCCCCTATGCGTCCTGGGAACTGCTCTCTACCGGGGCCCCAGGGAGCTGCGGGTTACAGAGgggctaccagtcctcccctgagCCCCACTTCCCCGCGGTGGGGACCAAGATTGAAGACCTGCTGTCCATTAGCTGTCCCGCGGAGCTGCCTACCGGGCCGGCCAACAGACTCTATTCCGCGGAGGCCTACGACATTTTCTCTCTAGCCCCTGGTGACCTAGGAGAGGGGACCGATGGCCTCCCAGGGCTCCTGAGCCCTCCGagtggggatggtggggggaatgGCGACGGCGGAGAGTTTCTGGCCAGTACGCAGCCTCAACTGTCCCCGCTGGGTCTGCGCAGCGCTTCGGCTGACTTACCGAAACCTCTAGTGGCGGACATCCCAGGGGGCAGTGGTGTGGTTGCGCCTCAGGGGCCACCACCCGCCCCATTCTCCCCTGCCAAGCCGCGACGCAAGGGGCGCCGGGGAGGCAAGTGCAGCGCTCGCTGCTTCTGTCCGCGGCCGCACGCCAAAGCCTTTGCCTGCCCGGTGGAGAGCTGTGTGCGCAGCTTCGCTCGCTCCGACGAGCTCAACCGCCACCTGCGCATCCATACGGGCCACAAGCCCTTTCAGTGCCGCATCTGCCTCCGCAACTTCAGCCGCAGCGACCACCTCACCACGCACGTGCGCACCCACACTGGCGAGAAGCCCTTCGCCTGCGACGTGTGTGGCCGCCGCTTCGCGCGCAGCGACGAGAAGAAACGGCACAGCAAGGTGCATCTCAAGCAGAAGGCGCGTGCCGAGGAGCGGCTCAAGGGCCTCGGCTTTTACTCATTGGGTCTCTCCTTCGCCGCCCTGTGA
- the FBXO41 gene encoding F-box only protein 41: MASLDLPYRCPRCGEHKRFRSLSSLRAHLEYSHTYETLYILSKTNSICDGAAAAAAAAAASGFPLAPEPAALLAVPGARREVFESTSFQGKEQAAGPPAAPHLLHHHHHHGPLAHFPGDLVPAGLPCEELAEPGLVPAAARYALREIEIPLGELFARKSVASSACSTPPPGPGPASASPASPSPADVAYEEGLARLKIRALEKLEVDRRLERLSEEVEQKIAGQVGRLQAELERKAAELETARQESARLGREKEELEERASELSRQVDVSVELLASLKQDLVLKEQELSRKQQEVVQIDQFLKETAAREASAKLRLQQFIEELLERADRAERQLQVISSSCGSTPSTSLGRGAGASGAGPGPRGPGRMREHHSGSAMPSTYALSRHGSSPGTGASSRVPAASQSSGCYDSDSLELPRTEEGAPEDGGAGGMGTRAQGANGGGSERSQPPRSSGLRRQAIHNWQRRPRQHSTEGEEGDVSDVGSRTTESEAEGSSDAPRPGPAGPLSGCRLPARSEGGSGRGHRAERGSPSRSNEVISPEILKMRAALFCIFTYLDTRTLLHAAEVCRDWRFVARHPAVWTRVLLENARVCSKFLGMLAQWCTQAHSLTLQNLKPRQRGKKESKEEYARSTRGCLEAGLESLLKAAGGNLLILRISHCPNILTDRSLWLASCYCRALQAVTYRSATDPVGHEVIWALGAGCREIVSLQVAPLHPCQQPTRFSNRCLQMIGRCWPHLRALGVGGAGCGVQGLASLARNCMRLQVLELDHVSEVTQEVAAEVCREGLKGLEMLVLTATPVTPKALLHFNSICRNLKSIVVQIGIADYFKEPSSPEAQTLFEDMVTKLQALRRRPGFSKILHIKVEGGC; encoded by the exons ATGGCCTCGCTGGACCTGCCGTACCGCTGCCCACGCTGCGGGGAGCACAAGCGCTTCCGGAGCCTGTCGTCGCTGCGCGCGCACCTGGAGTACAGCCACACCTATGAGACGCTCTACATCCTCTCCAAGACCAACAGTATCTGCGACGGCGCTGCGGCCGCGGCTGCAGCCGCAGCCGCCTCGGGCTTCCCGCTGGCGCCCGAGCCCGCCGCCTTACTGGCCGTGCCCGGCGCCCGGCGAGAGGTCTTCGAGAGCACGTCCTTCCAGGGCAAGGAGCAGGCGGCCGGGCCGCCCGCAGCGCCGCACctgctgcaccaccaccaccaccacgggcCCCTGGCCCACTTCCCCGGGGACTTGGTGCCCGCCGGCCTTCCGTGCGAGGAGCTGGCCGAGCCCGGCCTGGTGCCCGCCGCCGCGCGCTATGCGCTGCGCGAGATAGAAATCCCACTGGGAGAGCTGTTCGCGCGCAAGTCCGTGGCGTCCTCGGCGTGCTCCACGCCGCCGCCCGGGCCCGGCCCCGCCTCGGCCTCGCCCGCGTCGCCCTCGCCCGCGGACGTGGCTTACGAGGAGGGCCTGGCGCGCCTCAAGATCCGCGCGCTGGAGAAGCTGGAGGTGGACCGGCGGCTGGAGCGGCTGAGCGAGGAGGTGGAGCAGAAGATCGCGGGCCAGGTGGGCCGGCTGCAGGCCGAGCTGGAGCGCAAGGCGGCCGAGCTGGAGACGGCGCGGCAGGAGAGCGCGCGCCTGGGGCGCGAGaaggaggagctggaggagcgcgCCTCGGAGCTCTCGCGGCAGGTGGACGTGAGCGTGGAGCTGCTGGCCTCGCTCAAGCAGGACCTGGTGCTCAAGGAACAGGAGCTGAGCCGCAAGCAGCA GGAGGTGGTGCAGATCGACCAGTTCTTGAAGGAGACGGCGGCGCGGGAGGCCAGTGCCAAGCTGCGCCTGCAGCAGTTCATCGAGGAGCTCCTGGAGCGGGCAGACCGCGCGGAGCGGCAGCTGCAGGTCATCAGCAGCAGCTGCGGCAGCACGCCCAGCACCAGCCTGGGCCGCGGAGCCGGGGCCAGTGGCGCCGGGCCTGGTCCCCGGGGCCCAGGAAGAATG CGAGAGCACCACTCGGGCTCAGCCATGCCTAGCACATACGCCTTGTCCCGGCATGGCTCCTCACCTGGCACAGG ggccTCCAGCCGCGTGCCAGCTGCGTCCCAGAGCTCAGGCTGCTATGACAGCGACAGCCTGGAGCTGCCCCGGACAGAAGAGGGGGCCCCTGAGGATGGTGGTGCTGGGGGCATGGGCACACGGGCCCAGGGGGCCAACGGTGGTGGCTCGGAGCGGTCCCAGCCCCCTCGCAGCTCAGGCCTGCGGCGCCAGGCCATCCACAACTGGCAGCGCCGCCCCCGCCAGCACAGCactgagggggaggagggggacgtCTCCGACGTGGGCTCCAGGACCACCGAGTCAGAGGCTGAGGGCTCCTCAGATGCCCCCCGCCCCGGGCCTGCTGGGCCTCTGAGCGGTTGCCGGCTCCCAG CCCGCTCAGAGGGCGGCAGTGGGCGGGGCCATCGAGCCGAGCGGGGCAGCCCCTCGCGCTCCAACGAAGTCATCAGTCCCGAGATCCTCAAGATGCGCGCGGCCCTGTTCTGCATCTTCACCTACCTAGACACGCGCACCCTGCTGCACGCCGCCGAGGTCTGCCGTGACTGGCGCTTTGTGGCACGCCACCCGGCCGTCTGGACTCGGGTGCTGCTGGAGAACGCCCGAGTCTGTTCCAAG TTTCTGGGAATGCTGGCGCAGTGGTGCACCCAGGCACACTCGCTGACCCTGCAGAACTTGAAGCCCCGGCAGCGGGGCAAGAAGGAGAGCAAGGAGGAATATGCCCGGAGTACACG AGGCTGCCTAGAAGCGGGATTGGAGTCGCTGCTGAAGGCAGCTGGGGGCAACTTGCTGATCCTACGCATCTCCCATTGCCCCAACATCCTCACGGACCGCTCGCTGTGGCTGGCCAGCTGCTACTGCCGGGCCCTGCAGGCTGTCACCTACAG GAGTGCTACGGATCCTGTGGGCCATGAGGTCATTTGGGCCCTGGGTGCTGGCTGCAGAGAGATTGTCTCCCTCCAGGTGGCACCACTCCACCCCTG CCAGCAGCCCACCCGCTTCAGTAACCGCTGCCTGCAGATGATTGGCCGCTGCTGGCCCCACCTCCGGGCCTTGGGGGTTGGGGGCGCCGGCTGTGGGGTGCAGGGCTTGGCATCACTCG CGAGAAACTGCATGCGGCTGCAGGTCCTGGAGCTGGACCACGTGTCGGAGGTCACCCAGGAGGTGGCGGCCGAGGTCTGCCGGGAAGGTCTGAAGGGTCTGGAGATGCTGGTGCTCACCGCCACCCCCGTCACCCCCAAGGCCCTGCTGCATTTCAACA GCATTTGCCGAAACCTCAAGTCCATTGTGGTCCAGATTGGGATCGCCGATTATTTCAAAGAGCCCAGCAGCCCTGAGGCACAGACACTGTTTGAGGACATGGTGACAAAACTTCAG GCCCTGCGACGGAGGCCCGGATTCTCCAAGATCCTGCACATTAAGGTGGAAGGTGGCTGCTAA